Below is a genomic region from Sorghum bicolor cultivar BTx623 chromosome 9, Sorghum_bicolor_NCBIv3, whole genome shotgun sequence.
caaaattctccgtcacatcaaatcttgcgacacatgtatgaaatattaaatatagataaaaacaaataataattgcacaattttcctgtaaatcacgagacaaattttttaaacctaattacaccataattagacaatatttgtcaaaaaaaagaaaatgctacagtgttaaaatacaaaaaaaaattaaatctaaacaaggccttagccagACTCTCATGGGAAAATTCACCAAGGTTTCTTTTGGACTACATGACTCTAGTGCCGTAAATGCGTAGAATTAGTCTATTGAATTTGACACTGGATCAATTGGATTTTCTTGGCTGCGTGGGATCAGGCTTGCATTGGTGGCAAAGTATAGGGTTGTAAACTCTGGTTATTTGTTTGCTAATAATTCCTAAAAAGTGTAATCAAGTTGTGTCGTCGTCATCTTTCCTCTCATCTTCCTACATTCACATCTACGGTGGGAGTGATAAGGGATCTCTGTTTAGGAGATTACCTACCCGAAGCCAAAGTAGCGACCATAGTGCACGTGGAACGCTAGTTGTGATGGTCGATAATGCCAAGATTGTAAACATTACTGATAATGAGATGGAGGAGAAGAGGTTGTGAATATAGAAACAATAACACGACGAGGTTGTAaagatagagaaataattgtctTATAAGTTGTTCTTTTTCTGCcagccaacaatatttttctctagtTGATGACGTGTTATATATTTTAGTAGGAAAAGATGTGTCGGATGGGAtaattaggccctgtttagttcccaaaaaattttcaaattttttaaagattcttatcatatcgaatctttggacgcatgcatgaagcattaaatattgataaaaataactaactacaatcttttgagcctagttagtttatgattgagcaataattatcaaatataaacaaaaagtgCTACAACAGTCAAAACCATTTTTTCgcccaactaaacaaggtctagtcTAGTCAAAGTGTCGAGGGGTGCACTAAAAAATTCATACCTTCTGTGGTATGCTATTTATTTAAGTGTTGCCATAGTATATACTCCGTACTTGAAATGGTTTGACTAATGACAAATTTAAAACATTTTGTATTTTGGGATGAATGGAGTATCTTTATGATTATGTGCTAGTAGAGATCATTATCGGATTAATTGATCAACAGAATGATACGTACTACTCGATTTagggtaaggccttgtttacttagttctcaaattttttcaagatttttcgtcatatcaaattttgcggcacatgcatgaagcattaaatatagacgaaaataaaaactaattacacagtttgcctataaatcgtgaaacaaatcttttgatcctaattagtctatgattggacaatatttataacaaacaaacaaaaatgctacaatagcaaaatccaaaaatttttaggaaGTGAACCAGCCCTAAACTACGTGAACGGGTACTCTCGTCGCACTCCGTCCAACAATTCCATCGAAAGGTCCGTCCAGTGGCACGGTCCGTCCGGACACACCCGCGCGTAGACGGCAGCGCGTCCAAGCAAACAAATGGACCCCCATTTCCGAAGCACCGAGCAGAATGATTGAATCGTAGGCCTAACCTTAaaagtttacaaaatttttcgtcacatcaaatcttacaacacattcatgatgtattaaatataaataaaaaatatctaattatatagtttatttgtaaatcataaaataaattttttaaacctaattaattttgattaaataatgtttatcaaatacaaataaaagtggtactgttaaaatctaaaaaaattagatctaaACACACTATGAATTGAATTGTTTTTTTGATCTTGATTTATTATATTGCTGGGGAGTCGCGTTGTGCGCGGCAGGTGGCCACGCAGCGGCCAAGAAGAGAAGATAGCGCGCAACGGCAACGCCCCCCAGCAGTAGCCTAGACTGTAGAGAAGCGGAGCCGCGGGAGGAAGGAAGGAAGCCTGCAGGAAGTTTCGTTTCGGCGAGTCAAAGCCAAGACAAGCTACTCCGCCCCCCCTCCCTCCTACACACGGACACccccgtctctctctctctctctctctctctactagTAGTCTCTCTCGCACACAGACACActctctctcctccctctcTTCACACGGTttgcctcgcctcgcctcgcccaCGAAAAGACAAGCGGAGAGCAGGCAGGGAAGGGGAGGGGGAGAGGAAAGGGAAAAAGCGGGTCGCGAGTGCCGCCCCCCCGCTTTTGCTCCAATCGGCGCCGCCTCGCGCGAGATCCGCTCCGCGTgcccccgccgccgcgccgctgcCGAGGTGAGCTCCGCCCCGCCCGCCCTCCCTCCCCACGCTGATCCGCGCCGGGGGCTCCGCTCCTGCGCACGCCCGATTTGGCACTCGGTTTCCGGCCCGGGATTCCCCCTCCGCCTGGGCCGCGCTCGGAGCTGCGGGGTGCGTGCTGACGCGGTGGGTCTCCGGTGGCGGCGAATTGCAGCTCCGCGCTGCGTGGCCTCTGGTTCTGGTCTCACTTCTCAGAGAGTCGCCTGTGCGGGTTCGTTTTTGTCAGTCGATGGGTTTTGCGGCTGCTTTTAGGCGGTGTTTTTTTAGGGTGTCGCGCCACGGGCCGCGGCAATGCGATTCCCGGACCGAACTCCGCGGCTCCGGGTGTGGAAATGGAGTTGTTGGACTATTTTTTTGGGGGGAGGTTCATGTTTGGAGCTGAGATCTTAATCTCTTTCTTCCTGGTTTGGAACCAGTGCTTTCGCTACTCCTTTTGATGGATATAATTCGATTTTGGAGTCGTCGAATTCTGAAACCTGGAGTAGCTTTACATGTGCCGTGGGCAAACGGGCCTTGAATTGAATTATTAAATCCATAACTGTTCCGCTGACATTTTCAGTTCCATCTAGTCGTGCCGTGGATGTCACAACTCGGTCTAACGACTCTGATCGCGGATTATTTTATTTGTTTCAGATAGAGGGTGTCGTCCCCAGCATCGGTTTCCACGGAGAGTTGTTGATTTGGATACCTGATCCAATTGGGGGCGGATTGAGTCACTTGGACCTTTTCAACAGCTGTCCCGTTCCTGCTGCTTTGGTCCCGATAAGAGGCTTGCCTGGTTCCAGAGATGATGCCATTGTGAGTGGCGATGGATTCTGCGAGAAGTTGGTTCCAGAAGTTCCAGCCGAGGGATAAATCCAAGAGTCCAGCTGTGGCAGCCAGCCATGGAAAGGATCCAGGAAAGCCCCCGGTCGATGATGCCCCTTCTAGTGCGACGAAGCAGAGGGTCGCCGCTGCAAAGCAGTACATTGAGAACCACTACAAGACCCAGATGAAGTCCCTGCAAGACAGGAAAGAGAGGTAGGCAGTCCAGTGAATATAAAGTTGCTTTTTACCTTTGCCTGCTTTGGTTATAGATTTAGCACCCATCCTGTTGTACATGCAactaccaaaattctaaattacGACTCAAGCGTAGAATGAAAAGAAATGAAGGTCCCCATCTTGCTGTTGTTGAGTAGGATGCCCAACCACACACATGCCATGCCATGTTTGGACAGGAATGGCAAACACAGGTGCAGCCATGCAAATGATTAAGATCAAGTCCTTACAAGTGTGTTGGGACCATGGTTGTGCCCAGAATAGAAAGCTGGTTACAGCGTTAACTCAAGCTTGGTAGCTTCAGTACCATATTAAGCTGTAGCCCTTCTGTtcgaaattataagacattttggcttttctagatacattgcttttgctatgcacttagtATACTCTATGTTTAGATATATATAGTAAAAtaaatgtatctagaaaagtcaaagCATCTTATAATGCTTAGATTAGATATACGTTAGgtttagatacatagtaaaagagatgtatctagaaaagccaaaatgtcttacagtaatttagaacggagggagtggtttttttttgtgtgtgcatgtgtgaatTGTGAATAGTGGTACACAATGATCTAGCAAAGCTATGAACTCAACGCAGAATATGATTAATGAACTTTTTTTTAGGATTGACTCATTGAACTCAAACAATTACTCAATTAAACTTACATACTCATTCTAACTGATGTTCGCGGTACTCGTTTCAAAACTTAAACAATTCAaacttactccctccgtccttttTTAATTGTCGCTTGTGCTTCCCGAAAAACAACTGCTggcaattatatattaaaaaatattaatatttataatacataattagtatcattagaaagatctttgaatctagttttttaacaaatttatttggagatacaaatgttgtatgtattttctacaaatcaagtCAAACTTGTGGTGTGGCACGCACACCAACaacgacaattaaaaagggacagagggagtatactTGCAATCATTATCAAATGTCAAGACTTATTTTTCTCGTCAACCAATCTACTTGCTGGATTCCATCTATTTGATGACAATTGACTTGCAGGAACTTGTGATCTTACTTTTATAATATCTTGGCTTACTTTTAGGCGCTGGATGTTGGAGAGAAAATTAAAAGATGCCGAAGTTCCTGTAGAAGAGCAAAATAATATTCTTAAGCATTTGGAGAAAAAAGAGACCGAATATATGCGCTTGCAGAGACACAAGATGGGAGTTGAAGATTTTGAACTTTTGACTATTATTGGGAGAGGTGCATTTGGAGAGGTACACTTCATTTCAGTTTCCACTCTTTAACACTTTGTGCAGACCAGTTCAATGATATACATGGCATTATTTCTGTTTCTTTTGAATTCTATCCCATCAGCGATTGTTCTGCACACACATTTTCTTTTTAAGGAGAAGCCTCTGCTTATATATAGAAAGCATATAAAAGTTCTACACATGCACCACATGTTGACTTGACAATATTATTCGTACAATCCTTTTCATGAAATAAATGTGGATATCTCATATAGTTGGAAGTTGGAACCTGGTATGCCTTGCTGCTCCATCTTGTATTTTAGTACAACTCTACAAATGCAACTCGTCTGCTTGTAAGAAAACTGGGATAAAGTTAACCTTTTGGTCCTTGTTCTGCTGACATTTATCTGGCACTTTAGAATTCTTTGGTATTTGCTTTGGACCTTTGATATATTTACTGTCCCAAATTGATGGCATTCAATTGTCATGTGGTCCCTTGATGCATGCTTGTGATGAGTTTCCATTCGTTACGTTCACATATGCAAATATTATAACACACCCTGGTGGTTTTTCCACCACTGTTTTCACGTGCCTTATCCATTTTTAGGGTAACTTGGATTGGACCATTTTACCTTACCTTGCAGGCAGTTAACTATTTATGAAAAGGGGCCTGGCCCTGGATTTTCATAATATACCTATGAAAAAGAAGCCGTTTGTCCTAAATATCCAATCTGGGCTTTGAGTTAATTTGTAGTATCTTTGATATCTGCTTATTGCTATTTTTTGTATTTACATTTAGTTAATATTGGGATGAGCACTGTTTTGCTACAAGGTTTTTTACCTTTCTTTCTTTACAAGAGGAACATTAGAGAACAAATCATCCTTCTTAGTGCAGTTGGCTCATGTAGTTTTAAATAGCTCTTGTTAACAACTAGTTTAACTGATTCTTCTGTTGTCTTCTGTTTCAGTTGAGTCTGAATCTCTTCCTTTCTCTATGTTGTGCCATCCTTTTGCTGTGTCTTATGCCACTCTAACTGTGCAGGTGCGTCTTTGTAGAGAGAAGTCCTCTAAGAATGTGTACGCAATGAAAAAGCTCAAGAAATCTGAAATGCTTCGTAGGGGCCAGGTACCATGTACGGTCTTTCTGAGTTGTTTTGCATTCTCTATTTCTGTTTTGCATGTTATCCTCTGATATGTGTACATATATTCCAGGTAGAACATGTCAAAGCCGAAAGGAACCTTCTTGCTGAAGTTGATAGTGCTTACATAGTTAAGCTCTATTATTCTTTCCAAGACGAAGAGTTCTTATATCTCATCATGGAATACCTTCCTGGTGGGGACATGATGACTTTACTTATGCGCAAGGACACACTAACagaagatgaagctagattTTATATTGCAGAAACGGTGCTTGCCATTGAGTCTATTCACAAGCACAACTATATTCATCGGTACCATACTAGTGTCTctgttttatttttctaaaaaaaccagATGGTCCTATAATTTAAATGATGTATCTCTATGTTCCTTTTGTCAGGGATATCAAACCAGATAATCTTTTGTTAGATCGCATTGGTCACCTGAAGCTTTCTGACTTCGGTTTGTGTAAACCTTTGGACAGCAGTAATTTTCCAATTTTGAATGAACCAGATTATACGTCTGGAAAAGTTACCAAACCTTTGCCTGATACCACTCGGTTAAGCAACCCTTCTGCACCGAGGCGTACACAGCAGGAGCAATTGTCACACTGGCAAAAGAACCGCCGGATGTTGGTGAGTAGTGTATTCAAAGATGGATTAACTTATTGATGACTTGGGAACAGCATCACCGATGTTATGGTGGCttttgtttgaatgtcttaacTCAATTTTCTCCGTCTGCATTATATCCATTTTTTTGCCTCATATAATCTATTTGGCATAATAAAACCACACAAAGTTATATTGCTCCTTCAAATTTGTAAGTTTTGTACCATGTTTCCATAGATGATGTTTGTAGTTGGTCTCTGAACCAATCATATTGAACTTTAAAGGACAGAAAATGGTTCCCAGTTCTAAGAATGTAGTATTGTTTTGTTGACATCAACCAGTCTTTACCATGTTGGACCAAGTCGTATGGAATACTCTGGAGTCTGGAGTCAATGGCTAATGGGTGGGGCACTATAATTTGAATGGAGCTGGATCAAACTAACAAAATCAGTTACAACATCACTATTCCCATTACAAAGGAATCCAAATAGTAATATTTTCTAGGGTTTAAATTTTCTAGTGGATTATGTGAATCATACAAGACGTTACTTGATTTTTCATATGGTTCCTTCTTGCCATGCTGAGTGTACACTTGAGCGCAGTTGACATGTTTAATTGCAATTCTGGGGCACAGGCATACTCAACAGTCGGTACACCTGATTATATAGCTCCAGAAGTTCTACTGAAGAAAGGATACGGAATGGAGTGTGACTGGTTAGGTTTCTTGTCTTGTAAATTTGTATCTTTAACTATTAGACTTAGTGATTCTATCACCCTCTGTGCTTTTTGTATCTTGATGGATGCTTGATatcacttctttttcttctttaggTGGTCCCTTGGTGCTATCATGtatgaaatgcttgttggttacCCTCCATTTTATTCAGAGGATCCAATGTCTACTTGCAGAAAGGTACATGTGATGTCCAGTTATCCACAGGATATATATGTGTGCCATAATATTCTATATTCAGTGTCATCCTATGCAAACTTCATGAACATCTTTGTGTCAAATCCATAACACTGAAGAGAGCAGATTACACTGCACTACATTAGGATGACTATGACTTGCCTGTAACCACAActatttaggccctgtttggatccACTAGTAGCTAATAGTTCCCTGGATAATTGTTTGCAGCTAATATTAGCGTGGTGCTGTTTGGATCCACCAGCTAAAAGGTGGATGCATTGGTGGTTTTGTCTATAATGCCCTTTGTTTTCTGTTGGGAGCCACGTGGATAGAGGTAGGTAGGAGGGCAAAAGTGCCTTTTTGCATCTATTAGCTGTGTTAGGATAGCTAGTGAGATAGTCGTTAGCTGTGTGATCAGCTAAACAATTAGCtgggttcctttggatccacCCCAACTAATTTTTAACAGCTAACTATTAGCTGGGTG
It encodes:
- the LOC8067494 gene encoding serine/threonine-protein kinase tricorner, with the protein product MDSARSWFQKFQPRDKSKSPAVAASHGKDPGKPPVDDAPSSATKQRVAAAKQYIENHYKTQMKSLQDRKERRWMLERKLKDAEVPVEEQNNILKHLEKKETEYMRLQRHKMGVEDFELLTIIGRGAFGEVRLCREKSSKNVYAMKKLKKSEMLRRGQVEHVKAERNLLAEVDSAYIVKLYYSFQDEEFLYLIMEYLPGGDMMTLLMRKDTLTEDEARFYIAETVLAIESIHKHNYIHRDIKPDNLLLDRIGHLKLSDFGLCKPLDSSNFPILNEPDYTSGKVTKPLPDTTRLSNPSAPRRTQQEQLSHWQKNRRMLAYSTVGTPDYIAPEVLLKKGYGMECDWWSLGAIMYEMLVGYPPFYSEDPMSTCRKIVNWRSHLKFPEEAKLSPEAKDLISKLLCNVEQRLGTKGAHEIKAHPWFRGVQWEKLYQMKAAFIPEVNGELDTQNFEKFEETGTQIQSSSKSGPWRKMLPSKDANFVGYTYKNFEIVNDDEVAGIAELKKKSSKPKRPTIKTLFESMDEEEPVHGSFLGMLPPKEGQPSSHSSIPPEKYQPRRK